In Gouania willdenowi chromosome 15, fGouWil2.1, whole genome shotgun sequence, one DNA window encodes the following:
- the arhgap22a gene encoding rho GTPase-activating protein 22 isoform X2: MVLGELSRLSRPCSPLDQEKPLKTGWLKRQRSIMKNWQLRWFVLRTEALYFYKDQDESKAQGCIPLQGSQVNEVPACQDEPGRHLFEIVPGNVGEKDRSGVSHESFLLMANSQSDMEEWIRAIRRAIWAPLGGGVFGQHLEETMLYEIQCGSQRVVPVLVEQCVYFIREHGLNEEGLFRAPGQTNNVRELQDAFDRGEKPVFDSSTDVHTVASLLKLFIRELPEPVIPFSKYTQFLSCAQLLTKDKEVGIVELGKQVTCIPQVNYNLLKYICKFLDEVQSHSNENKMSVQNLATVFGPNILRPRVEDPVTMMEGSSQVQHLMTVLISEHSRLYQREGPSSVQPPEINRCKVEWLLQDGNASKLSSDSNSKTPEEKPQASTASTETFQVTVTAVKLENSEEAPTGRKGKGKIEEKVDEQSESKTGSSIALSPSKQSKAVPPWKCSFKGSAPSAGQRGKIGGSAGDVSAAGGSNWLMNGLSSLRPHRRTTSSVERIKDSTLSLKETAVSLQDSQKDSDEDTSQTPPSHRVLRKPHRMSAYDNVAPSSLSLPAAASSLWTSFDIPLTEPQGSDKKVNLEQGQEVPTEARDSPSTLDHSESGNEKDQEECNEDFTSMVTQLKQELKKQRGHFENCIQKLEENCSKYRCQVSRLEEELDQEKKKFHMLEIQLRNSDRAHHDAENRNVLLQREMEEFFKTIGDLTTNATRTN; the protein is encoded by the exons ATGGTGCTTGGAGAGTTGTCCCGGCTCTCCAGGCCCTGCTCGCCTTTGGATCAGGAAAAGCCACTGAAGACTGGCTGGCTGAAGAGACAGCGAAGCATCATGAAAAACTGGCAGTTGCGCTGGTTTGTTCTGAGGACTGAGGCTTTGTATTTTTACAAAGACCAGGATGAAAGCAAAGCACAG GGTTGTATTCCTCTTCAGGGTAGTCAGGTCAATGAGGTGCCTGCCTGTCAGGACGAGCCTGGCCGCCATCTTTTTGAAATCGTTCCAG GAAATGTTGGAGAAAAGGATAGAAGCGGAGTAAGTCACGAGTCGTTTCTGCTGATGGCCAATTCTCAAAGTGACATGGAGGAGTGGATCAGAGCCATACGGAGAGCTATATGGGCACCACTTGGTGGAG GTGTCTTTGGGCAACACCTTGAAGAAACCATGTTGTATGAGATCCAGTGTGGCTCTCAGCGTGTGGTCCCTGTGCTGGTTGAACAGTGTGTGTACTTCATCCGTGAACATGGACTCAACGAAGAGGGTCTTTTCAGAGCTCCAGGACAGACCAACAATGTTCGAGAACTACAGGATGCTTTTGATCGTGGTGAGAAACCAGTGTTTGACAG TTCCACTGATGTCCACACGGTGGCGTCACTCTTGAAACTGTTTATAAGAGAGCTGCCAGAGCCTGTAATCCCTTTCTCCAAGTATACACAGTTCCTGTCTTGTGCTCAGCTTCTTACCAAGGATAAAGAAGTG gGTATTGTCGAACTTGGCAAGCAGGTGACATGCATTCCTCAGGTCAACTATAATCTGTTAAAATACATCTGCAA GTTTCTTGATGAAGTTCAGTCTCACTCAAATGAGAACAAGATGAGCGTTCAGAATCTGGCCACAGTGTTTGGACCAAACATTCTCCGGCCCCGAGTGGAGGATCCAGTGACCATGATGGAGG GCAGTTCACAAGTACAGCACTTGATGACTGTCTTGATCAGTGAACACTCCCGACTTTACCAACGCGAGGGGCCAAGCTCTGTTCAGCCCCCAGAGATCAATCGATGCAAAGTGGAATGGCTTTTACAAGATGGAAATGCCTCGAAACTCTCATCAGATTCCAACTCTAAAACCCCTGAAGAAAAACCCCAAGCATCCACCGCTTCCACAGAGACCTTCCAAGTCACGGTGACAGCTGTTAAATTAGAGAACAGTGAAGAGGCTCCGACAGGCAGGAAAGGCAAAGGGAAGATAGAAGAGAAAGTAGACGAACAGTCAGAGAGCAAAACTGGGAGCAGCATAGCTCTTAGTCCAAGCAAACAGTCCAAAGCTGTGCCGCCCTGGAAGTGCTCTTTCAAAGGTAGTGCACCCTCTGCGGGTCAAAGAGGAAAAATTGGGGGCTCGGCAGGGGATGTCTCGGCAGCTGGTGGGAGCAACTGGCTGATGAATGGCCTGTCGTCCCTTCGACCCCACAGGCGCACAACCTCATCGGTTGAACGAATAAAAGACTCTACACTCTCCCTTAAAGAAACTGCCGTTTCACTTCAAGACTCGCAGAAGGACTCTGATGAAGATACTTCCCAAACACCACCCTCTCACAGAGTCCTTCGTAAACCCCACAGAATGTCTGCTTATGACAATGTTGCTCCTTCAAGTCTGAGCCTGCCTGCTGCTGCTTCCTCTCTCTGGACGTCCTTTGACATCCCATTGACTGAGCCACAGGGAAGCGATAAGAAAGTAAATTTAGAACAGGGTCAAGAAGTTCCTACAGAGGCCAGGGACAGTCCAAGTACTTTAGATCACAGTGAAAGTGGCAATGAGAAAGATCAAGAAGAATGTAATGAAGACTTCACAAGCATGGTGACCCAACTTAAGCAGGAGCTGAAGAAACAGAGAGGACATTTTGAAAACTGCATTCAAAA GTTGGAGGAGAATTGTTCCAAGTATCGGTGCCAGGTAAGTCGTCTTGAGGAAGAGCTGGaccaggaaaagaaaaagttCCATATGCTTGAGATCCAACTCAGAAACTCTGATCGGGCACATCATGACGCAGAAAATCGGAACGTTCTGCTCCAGCGAGAGATGGAGGAATTCTTCAAAACCATTGGCGATCTGACAACAAATGCAACACGGACCAACTGA
- the arhgap22a gene encoding rho GTPase-activating protein 22 isoform X1, with amino-acid sequence MLSPKIKQARRARSKSMVLGELSRLSRPCSPLDQEKPLKTGWLKRQRSIMKNWQLRWFVLRTEALYFYKDQDESKAQGCIPLQGSQVNEVPACQDEPGRHLFEIVPGNVGEKDRSGVSHESFLLMANSQSDMEEWIRAIRRAIWAPLGGGVFGQHLEETMLYEIQCGSQRVVPVLVEQCVYFIREHGLNEEGLFRAPGQTNNVRELQDAFDRGEKPVFDSSTDVHTVASLLKLFIRELPEPVIPFSKYTQFLSCAQLLTKDKEVGIVELGKQVTCIPQVNYNLLKYICKFLDEVQSHSNENKMSVQNLATVFGPNILRPRVEDPVTMMEGSSQVQHLMTVLISEHSRLYQREGPSSVQPPEINRCKVEWLLQDGNASKLSSDSNSKTPEEKPQASTASTETFQVTVTAVKLENSEEAPTGRKGKGKIEEKVDEQSESKTGSSIALSPSKQSKAVPPWKCSFKGSAPSAGQRGKIGGSAGDVSAAGGSNWLMNGLSSLRPHRRTTSSVERIKDSTLSLKETAVSLQDSQKDSDEDTSQTPPSHRVLRKPHRMSAYDNVAPSSLSLPAAASSLWTSFDIPLTEPQGSDKKVNLEQGQEVPTEARDSPSTLDHSESGNEKDQEECNEDFTSMVTQLKQELKKQRGHFENCIQKLEENCSKYRCQVSRLEEELDQEKKKFHMLEIQLRNSDRAHHDAENRNVLLQREMEEFFKTIGDLTTNATRTN; translated from the exons CACGATCCAAGAGCATGGTGCTTGGAGAGTTGTCCCGGCTCTCCAGGCCCTGCTCGCCTTTGGATCAGGAAAAGCCACTGAAGACTGGCTGGCTGAAGAGACAGCGAAGCATCATGAAAAACTGGCAGTTGCGCTGGTTTGTTCTGAGGACTGAGGCTTTGTATTTTTACAAAGACCAGGATGAAAGCAAAGCACAG GGTTGTATTCCTCTTCAGGGTAGTCAGGTCAATGAGGTGCCTGCCTGTCAGGACGAGCCTGGCCGCCATCTTTTTGAAATCGTTCCAG GAAATGTTGGAGAAAAGGATAGAAGCGGAGTAAGTCACGAGTCGTTTCTGCTGATGGCCAATTCTCAAAGTGACATGGAGGAGTGGATCAGAGCCATACGGAGAGCTATATGGGCACCACTTGGTGGAG GTGTCTTTGGGCAACACCTTGAAGAAACCATGTTGTATGAGATCCAGTGTGGCTCTCAGCGTGTGGTCCCTGTGCTGGTTGAACAGTGTGTGTACTTCATCCGTGAACATGGACTCAACGAAGAGGGTCTTTTCAGAGCTCCAGGACAGACCAACAATGTTCGAGAACTACAGGATGCTTTTGATCGTGGTGAGAAACCAGTGTTTGACAG TTCCACTGATGTCCACACGGTGGCGTCACTCTTGAAACTGTTTATAAGAGAGCTGCCAGAGCCTGTAATCCCTTTCTCCAAGTATACACAGTTCCTGTCTTGTGCTCAGCTTCTTACCAAGGATAAAGAAGTG gGTATTGTCGAACTTGGCAAGCAGGTGACATGCATTCCTCAGGTCAACTATAATCTGTTAAAATACATCTGCAA GTTTCTTGATGAAGTTCAGTCTCACTCAAATGAGAACAAGATGAGCGTTCAGAATCTGGCCACAGTGTTTGGACCAAACATTCTCCGGCCCCGAGTGGAGGATCCAGTGACCATGATGGAGG GCAGTTCACAAGTACAGCACTTGATGACTGTCTTGATCAGTGAACACTCCCGACTTTACCAACGCGAGGGGCCAAGCTCTGTTCAGCCCCCAGAGATCAATCGATGCAAAGTGGAATGGCTTTTACAAGATGGAAATGCCTCGAAACTCTCATCAGATTCCAACTCTAAAACCCCTGAAGAAAAACCCCAAGCATCCACCGCTTCCACAGAGACCTTCCAAGTCACGGTGACAGCTGTTAAATTAGAGAACAGTGAAGAGGCTCCGACAGGCAGGAAAGGCAAAGGGAAGATAGAAGAGAAAGTAGACGAACAGTCAGAGAGCAAAACTGGGAGCAGCATAGCTCTTAGTCCAAGCAAACAGTCCAAAGCTGTGCCGCCCTGGAAGTGCTCTTTCAAAGGTAGTGCACCCTCTGCGGGTCAAAGAGGAAAAATTGGGGGCTCGGCAGGGGATGTCTCGGCAGCTGGTGGGAGCAACTGGCTGATGAATGGCCTGTCGTCCCTTCGACCCCACAGGCGCACAACCTCATCGGTTGAACGAATAAAAGACTCTACACTCTCCCTTAAAGAAACTGCCGTTTCACTTCAAGACTCGCAGAAGGACTCTGATGAAGATACTTCCCAAACACCACCCTCTCACAGAGTCCTTCGTAAACCCCACAGAATGTCTGCTTATGACAATGTTGCTCCTTCAAGTCTGAGCCTGCCTGCTGCTGCTTCCTCTCTCTGGACGTCCTTTGACATCCCATTGACTGAGCCACAGGGAAGCGATAAGAAAGTAAATTTAGAACAGGGTCAAGAAGTTCCTACAGAGGCCAGGGACAGTCCAAGTACTTTAGATCACAGTGAAAGTGGCAATGAGAAAGATCAAGAAGAATGTAATGAAGACTTCACAAGCATGGTGACCCAACTTAAGCAGGAGCTGAAGAAACAGAGAGGACATTTTGAAAACTGCATTCAAAA GTTGGAGGAGAATTGTTCCAAGTATCGGTGCCAGGTAAGTCGTCTTGAGGAAGAGCTGGaccaggaaaagaaaaagttCCATATGCTTGAGATCCAACTCAGAAACTCTGATCGGGCACATCATGACGCAGAAAATCGGAACGTTCTGCTCCAGCGAGAGATGGAGGAATTCTTCAAAACCATTGGCGATCTGACAACAAATGCAACACGGACCAACTGA